From Diaminobutyricibacter sp. McL0608, one genomic window encodes:
- a CDS encoding ABC transporter ATP-binding protein: protein MSALLEIHDLNVTYKTARGDVPAVRGVDLVLNAGESLGIAGESGCGKSTLASTVLRLHPKSARVTGQVFVHGRDVNVARWGELRALRWAEASTVFQGAMHSLNPVQRVGEQIAEPILLHDSSASKSTAKSRVSELLEQVGLPNSSARSYPHQLSGGQKQRVMIAMALACRPQLIIADEPTTALDVMVQAQVMKVLTDLVHELGLGLMLISHDLSVLSSACDRIAVMYAGRIVEEGPAAKVFGQPHHPYSAALARAFPLVGDPAARYAPAGLPGDPPDPGELPSGCTFHLRCPSASDVCRRVSPMLAPIEPGREVACLRAGELEQGVVR, encoded by the coding sequence ATGAGCGCACTTCTCGAAATCCACGACCTCAACGTGACATACAAGACGGCTCGGGGCGACGTCCCGGCCGTGCGCGGAGTAGACCTCGTGCTCAATGCCGGCGAAAGCCTCGGGATCGCAGGCGAATCGGGGTGCGGCAAGTCCACGTTGGCCAGCACGGTTCTCCGGTTGCATCCAAAGAGCGCAAGGGTCACGGGTCAAGTGTTCGTGCACGGTCGGGACGTCAACGTAGCACGCTGGGGAGAGTTGAGGGCACTGCGTTGGGCTGAGGCTTCGACGGTTTTCCAGGGTGCAATGCACTCGCTGAATCCGGTGCAGCGTGTGGGCGAACAAATCGCTGAGCCGATCCTCCTCCACGATTCCAGCGCCTCGAAGTCGACCGCAAAGTCCCGCGTCAGCGAGTTGCTCGAGCAAGTGGGCCTCCCGAATTCCAGCGCACGCTCTTATCCTCACCAGCTCTCCGGGGGCCAGAAACAGCGGGTGATGATCGCGATGGCCCTCGCCTGCCGCCCGCAGCTCATCATCGCCGACGAACCAACCACCGCTCTCGACGTCATGGTGCAGGCGCAGGTGATGAAGGTACTCACCGATCTCGTGCACGAGCTCGGCCTCGGGCTCATGCTGATCAGCCACGACCTCTCCGTCCTGAGTTCGGCATGCGACCGGATCGCCGTGATGTACGCCGGACGGATAGTAGAGGAGGGACCGGCGGCGAAAGTCTTCGGTCAACCTCACCACCCATATTCAGCAGCCTTAGCACGTGCCTTCCCTCTAGTGGGGGACCCCGCCGCGCGATATGCCCCGGCTGGCCTCCCAGGCGATCCGCCCGACCCCGGCGAGCTTCCATCAGGATGCACATTTCATCTGCGTTGCCCTTCAGCAAGCGACGTCTGCCGAAGAGTGTCCCCCATGCTCGCACCAATCGAACCAGGACGCGAAGTCGCCTGCCTCCGTGCTGGCGAACTTGAGCAGGGAGTTGTCCGATGA
- a CDS encoding ABC transporter permease → MTSISQTQLSPRAVIWKLRKASAARIWQEFRRRRLGMLGLFILVAFAAVAVLAPVLADPNGLKTTEATGPIMGAPSSEYWLGTDDAGRSVLTLLIYGARVSLLVGLTATLISMVIGTVIGIASAIFEGWVGGLLFRFTEWFLVIPFLPLALVLATLLGGSLTTIIIVIGVTGWPSTALLIRAQTLSIKERSYMERARVLGSGSWHLMGRHVLPNVLPLVFANTTLTVAGAILAETTMSFLGLGDPTNVSWGTMLDSAFSNGAMSLGAWWLIIPPGVCVVLVVLAFTLVGQALEEIVNPKLKDR, encoded by the coding sequence TCGCAAACACAACTCAGCCCGCGCGCAGTGATCTGGAAGTTGCGCAAGGCATCCGCAGCTCGAATATGGCAGGAATTCCGTCGACGCCGCCTCGGGATGCTCGGCCTCTTTATTCTGGTCGCCTTCGCAGCCGTCGCCGTTTTAGCGCCGGTCCTCGCCGATCCGAACGGCCTGAAGACTACTGAGGCCACCGGACCCATCATGGGCGCACCCTCTTCCGAGTATTGGCTCGGAACTGACGACGCGGGCCGGTCAGTGCTCACTCTTCTCATCTACGGCGCACGAGTGTCTCTGCTTGTCGGCCTCACGGCGACGCTGATTTCGATGGTCATCGGCACGGTGATCGGAATCGCTTCGGCGATCTTCGAAGGCTGGGTGGGCGGACTATTGTTCCGGTTCACCGAGTGGTTCCTAGTTATCCCATTCCTACCACTCGCGCTCGTGCTGGCGACCTTGCTCGGCGGCTCCCTTACCACCATCATCATCGTCATCGGAGTGACCGGCTGGCCGAGCACAGCCCTCCTGATCCGGGCGCAGACACTTTCTATCAAAGAGCGGAGCTACATGGAGCGCGCCCGCGTGCTCGGCAGCGGCAGCTGGCACCTGATGGGACGCCATGTACTCCCAAATGTGTTGCCCCTCGTATTCGCCAATACGACGCTCACAGTTGCTGGCGCCATCCTGGCCGAGACCACGATGTCGTTCCTCGGCCTTGGCGATCCTACGAACGTGTCCTGGGGAACAATGCTGGACTCGGCGTTCTCGAACGGCGCCATGTCGCTCGGAGCATGGTGGCTCATTATTCCGCCTGGCGTCTGCGTTGTACTGGTTGTGCTCGCCTTCACCCTCGTCGGCCAGGCACTAGAAGAAATTGTAAACCCGAAACTGAAGGACCGCTGA